A stretch of Triticum aestivum cultivar Chinese Spring chromosome 1D, IWGSC CS RefSeq v2.1, whole genome shotgun sequence DNA encodes these proteins:
- the LOC123166733 gene encoding probable WRKY transcription factor 24, with protein MAASLGLNPEGVFSSAFAHSSPFLGDHYAPPARAFIDDSDYAAQLHLHDDHQHYPFDQFEYSPPMAQVSFAGAGDDKHRSEKTIKISARVSAGRIGFRTRSEVEILDDGFKWRKYGKKAVKNSPNPRNYYRCSAEGCGIKKRVERDRDDPRYVVTTYNGVHNHATPGAAAQYYCYSPPRSSPPTAYSAAGLLQF; from the coding sequence ATGGCGGCTTCGTTGGGACTGAACCCTGAAGGTGTATTCAGCTCCGCCTTCGCCCACTCCTCACCTTTCCTGGGCGATCACTACGCACCGCCTGCCCGCGCCTTCATCGACGACAGTGATTACGCGGCTCAGCTCCACCTCCACGACGATCATCAGCACTACCCTTTCGATCAATTCGAGTACTCGCCGCCGATGGCACAGGTCTCTTTCGCCGGCGCCGGGGATGACAAACATCGCAGCGAGAAGACGATCAAAATCAGTGCGAGGGTGAGCGCAGGGAGGATCGGGTTCAGGACGAGGTCAGAGGTGGAAATCTTGGACGACGGGTTCAAGTGGAGGAAGTACGGGAAGAAGGCGGTGAAGAACAGCCCGAACCCGAGGAACTACTACCGGTGCTCGGCGGAGGGCTGCGGCATCAAGAAGCGCGTGGAGAGGGACCGCGACGACCCCCGCTACGTCGTCACCACCTACAACGGCGTCCACAACCACGCAACGCCCGGCGCCGCCGCACAGTACTACTGCTACAGCCCCCCGCGCAGCTCGCCGCCGACAGCGTATTCCGCCGCTGGCCTACTGCAATTCTGA